The window TGAGAGGGAGGTgggtgtggagggggagggggggctaAGAGAGTGGCGGGGGGGGGGTAATTTGTCCGCCCGGTTTGCCTCAGCCCCTTGCATTTTAGTGGATGACTCCAGTGAGGGGTCGGTGGGCTGTTTGCTAGAGGGATCCCAACTCCTGTTTGAGGAGATGGGGTCCCCTACATGCAGCCCCGAGGCAaacagggagggggggggggatggtgggtggggagggaggacccAACACACTGCCTGGGTCATGGGTTGGGATGGAGGACGGGGGGGCGTCAGGAGTGGAGAGGACGTCCCCGCCGGTGGAGATGgaccaggggagcatcgggtgagtctcctggttTTTCTTTGGTTTTTGGGGTTTATTTGTTGTATATAATTAAATGAAtagttctgtttctttttttgtcTAAATGTTAGGGGGTTAAGGGATAATGTTAAAAGGAGGGCGGTTTTTTGTTATttagagggtgtggggtttgatttctgtttttttacaggaggttcacctgagggatggtggGGATGTGTGTAGATTTAGGAGGGAGTGGGATAAGGGGGAATCTTTTTGGGGCATAGGAGGGGTGCACTCAACAGGAGTAGGGGTTCTGTGTGGGAACAGAGAGGTTAAGGTAGAGAGCACTTTTGTTATAATGCAGGGTAGAGTATTGGGGATAGATGTCAAGTATAGAGAAGCTAGATATAGGTTAATtggggtgtatgggccacaggtggcggcagacaggagggagatggtggactgtctggcgcCCCTGTGTGTTACAAACAGGCACTTGGTGATAGGAGGGGATTTTAATATAGATTTAGGGGTAGGTGGTGATAGCAGTGCAGGCACCATCactgggctaatggcttgccatggtctggttgatggtggcctgcacactactccggcaatggtcggtcctacatggcgcaactccaggggggttgcgcGGAGGCTCGACTACATTTTCGTATCCAGGTCTTTGGgtcagttgtctgggcggctggtgcctgttttcttcacggatcacgacggggtgttcCAGCAGGtagggtcgccagtctgcctcttcggtagggggtactggaagttagatcgggatatACTGGAGGAGTAGGCTTTCGTTGAAGCATTTTTTTGTTTCTTTCGGAGGCTTgacggcctccggtccatgtgcgagggggtgttagagtggtgggatttagttaaggtgaggattagggcttttataataggatattgtagaaggaaaaaaagggaggaaaggagggaggtggatcgtatccaaaggttaattgaactcgagtacgaggcaggcaacctcggcaggtcgattgactgggagagatccgcaaccctaaaggcgcagctcagggagctgcATGAgcagaaggctcgagctttcctggagcgtgcgcatagtggctttctagaacataatgagacttgttccgctatgttctttaagtcggttagggccaggcagagtaggaaggtaatgcatggagttagggaagaaaatggtagtatagtaagtaaaccagaggaaatggtcagggtgacaactgatcatttccaaggtttatttaaggaaagggaaatagatgtagagcagggaaacgtgtttttagaacacttgtcccggCGGCTGCCAGAGGACATTAGAgacgtgatggaggcccagatctcactagaagaggttgagagcgctcttaggaggatgggaaaagggaaggtgcctgggatggatgggctgccggctgagttttacctcaagttttggggtatacttggaccagtggttctcgaagtcttgaaggccatccttgagacggggatcccggggggatcaatggctgttggtgtgctgtcacttctttataagaagggggaagcaaCTGACCTTGGTAACTGGCAGCCTTTGACCATGCTGTGCGTAGATTACAAGattcttgcaaaggttttagcagaccggttgcgcacagcccttccctacgtcgtccacgaggatcagacgtgcggggtagagggccgctctataagATGGAACCTACCGTTGATCAGGgattccatcgcttgggttgaagatagagggctgcctttaatggtagcagcgctagatcaggcgaaagcttttgatcgcgtgaatagatattttctattcagggtgttaggtagattaggatttggggagaagtttatatgatgtattcgtacattatatgtcggagcggggtgtcgAGTTAGTGTAAATTGTCATTTAGGTGACGTTTTtcacctctcgtctggggtcaggcagggatgcccactctcggctctcctcttcgttctgtacatggagcctctgggggcagccattagggcagacacaggggtggaaggcttgttgatccctggaagtggtgggctgcgtgttaagatgacgcagtacgccgacgacacttccttgctgttgtgcaaggactcgtgcctgacaaggtcccttgccatctttggggatttcacccgagcgtcgggagcagttctgaaccatgcaaagtcttccgtcaagtttttctttttgagacctccggctcagcgacgctaaactggaacatgcgtatcgcagtggtacagaggaagctagcaatgtggaaggctaggtatttgtcttttatgggcaaagtcctggtcctaaaggtggatgtgttgccgtctcttgtatttggcatacatctacccattgccggcttgtctgaggaggcctctagtgaggcttgtgtttcagtttatgtggattggcaggtgcgagtgggtcgccagggcacgcatgatctgtcccatcggggagggaggtaggggggtaccacatttccccctcaagctggactcaatttttgtttctttcttgttagcggagcttgctcagccagtgatacacccgtccggttacctcctgcgggtgtttttctcgtatcaggcgagaagcgtaatggtgtggtctaacgcgGGTCCAGCTGCAGTGGCACTTTGGCCATGCGGcaaagtggctgcgtgcgcaccccgaggttgaagttgcccgagtaggtttagatcacaggcacctgtacgaagAGACCAGTACCTGTGGATAGGAGTAATCCATTACATTACTTTGAGACCGCTTTCGTATGTACAAAGAAAATGCATTGGAGATAATATCTCTACTTGAGACTCGACTTTCCTCTCTGTTTCACAGAGGATGGTCTTCACCCAATTCTCTCCAAGTTCTGACTTTGAGTTTTTTGGCATCTGGAATCTTTAATTATGAAACTGGTGATTTGTGTGGTGCCAATGAAGCAACTGTGTGTTTAATTGTTCAAAGTCTGCAGGGCCATTTGTGAACTGGGGAGTCTTTACATCAAATTTCCTGATGTTGCTGGTCAAGCCATCTTTAAAGTGCAATTCTATGAATATGGGCACTTCCCAGAGTATATTAGGGTGAGAAACATGGTCTACTAATAGTTACTACATAGTAACATGGTCTACTAATAGTCACTACATAGTAACATGGTCTACTAATAGTTACAACATAGTAACATGGTCTACTAATAGTTACAACATAGTAACATGGTCTACTAATAGTTACTACATAGTAACATGGTCTACTAATAGTTACTACATAGTAACATGGTCTACTAATAGTTACAACATAGTAACATGGTCTACTAATAGTTACAACATAGTAACATGGTCTACTAATAGTTACAACATAGTAACATGGTCTACTAATAGTTACAACATAGTAACATGGTCTACTAATAGTTACTACATAGTAACATGGGCTACTAATAGTTACAACATAGTAACATGGTCTACTAATAGTTACTACATAGTAACATGGGCTACTAATAGTTACTACATAGTTACTACATAGTAATATGGTCTACTAATAGTTACAACATAGTAACATGGTCTACTAATAGCTACAACATAGTAACATGGTCTACTAATAGCTACAACATAGTAACATGGTCTACTAATAGTCACTACATAGTAACATGGTCTACTAATAGCTACAACATAGTAACATGGTCTACTAATAGTTACAACATAGTAACATGGTCTACTAATAGTTACAACATAGTAACATGGTCTACTAATAGTTACAACATAGTAACATGGTCTACTAATAGCTACAACATAGTAACATGGTCTACTAATAGTTACAACATAGTAACATGGTCTACTAATAGTTACAACATAGTAACATGGTCTACTAATAGTTACAACATAGTAACATGGTCTACTAATAGTTACAACATAGTAACATGGTCTACTAATAGTTACTACATAGTAACATGGTCTACTAATAGTTACTACATAGTTACTACATAGTAATATGGTCTACTAATAGTTACTGCATAGTAACATGGTCTACTAATAGTTACTACATTGTTACTACATAGTAACATGGTCTACTAATAGTTACTACATAGTAACATGCTCTACTAATAGTTACTACATAGTAACATGGTCATCATCtcgtataccatccagaggttagTCATcgtccggtataccatccagaggttgctGCTGCTCTATTATTCCAGACAGGAAGTAACTCAGTTcatcagtgttgtgttgttttggtGGTCCACCACCAGTAGTAAATCTCTCTCTTCTgatctctgctttctctcttttTTAAAAGACAGTTTAAGGTTTTTCCACAGAGTCTATAAAAAGGCAGAGATAATTTAATAATAGAAGTGATGTCACAAAAATTTGAATATGAGAAATGTGAAATACTGATAATGCAGATCTCACTTCTAGTTGTTGTTTCTTCTTGTAATCCTGATAATAATGCAGATATCTAACCTCTAGTTGTTGTTTCTTCTTGTGGTCACATTTCCATTGAATTTACTGCAAATTGCAGCCCAACCCGCTTGTTCTACTGctcagtagcagcagtgtggttTTACATTGAATAACTGGATGGTTTGACAACTTTTGTTTTGGAGTGTTTTTGCATTCAcacaattgttttgtttttttaaacaaattatTTTTGCCTCTGTCTTTGTTTCATCTCAAGAGTCACAACAGTATTGGTGTTTTCTATTCCGGGTTTTAATGAACACCATTAGACCAACAGCATGTGTTCATACTGAACCTAATCAGGATTAACCCAGGTGTTCATACTGAACCTAATCAGGATTAACCCAGGTGTTCATACTGAACCTAATCAGTAGTAACCCAGGTGTTCATACTGAACCTAATCAGGATAAACCCAGGTGTTCTCATTTAGGCTTATTTACCTGACTCCAGTCTATGACTAACTAGTCCTGACTTAATCTAAGCCCTGCAGGGTCTGAATGAAACCTAATGTCAAGTGGGATTGATCTGTTTGATCTAATTGTTTGTTACAGTTTACAGTTGTTGAATCCTTTGACGTATTGTTGATTTCAAAACTTTTCCGTTTCAACAAATGCACTGGGTTGGTTGAAAAGTGATACTGTTTTGACATAGTGGAAGATATACGGAATTTATACTGTTTTTCATACTAAGATGGACTAAAATAGGTGCTCATTGGTTATTcaagagggcggcaggtagctttgtggttagagctgacaaggtaaaatatgttgttctgcccctgaacaaggcagttaacccactgttccctggtaggcaatcatgttaaataaaaatgtgttcttaactgacttgcctagttaaaggttaaatcaaTTATTAAGTCTGTTGATTGTCAATCATTGGGTTCATTTGTTTTGCAATATGTTCAAATTatatcaagctttatttatacagcacatttcagacatggatgcAACACAATGGCTTCACATGCATTTACAAAATTAAACAGAAATATTTAATACACAACAAATATAAGAGGATAAAAAACAGAAGATTAACAACTGAAAGACTAAGGAAAATCCAATGATTAAAATATTAACAACATGAGGCAATATTCAACCATagagagatggacaagccagcacaggtgtaacacagtgactaacgaggtgacaccgaTCAGTGCGTCCTACATGCTAAACGCAAACGGGAGCTATACGTGCTGACGAGCTATGCGTGCTAAAATCCAACCTAAAAACCAAAGCGTGTAAAACCTTCCCCTTTAAGACAACACATATATTCTATATTTTTGATATATAAGTTTGCttacaccaacagaaaacaacttcaATTTCACATTATAATCAACTACAATGCTTCACCTTCACCAATATAAACAGGGTGTCTACTGGCTGGCAAaaattaaaaacaagaaaaaacaCGTATTTCTAAATAATAATATACAATCATATTATTTTTCTAATTGTTCTTTCTATAGAATCCTAAaactcactagcttctagaactctcgtcTTCCTAAAACTCACTAACTTCTAGAACTCTCCTCTTCCTAAAACTCACTAGCTCCTTAATATCCGTAGTAACTTTCCACCTCACTGCAgagcttctctctcttttcagggTTCACTCAATAGGCATGTTGTTGGATCAGGGCCAAGTCCCCAATGTCATGCTCTTGTACATATGGGTTGGCACATCTGAGAATGAACTCTGATATTTTAAAAGCAGAGCAACAATGTCAATATAATTGTAGCCAAAAACTGTCAGTTGATTGCATAAATAATTATGATTCATAAATGTTACATgaattgtaaatatgaataatCAAAACCAAACGTACACTCCTTTGTTAATATATATTGGCAATAATTCACTTTGTGGTGAGGCATGGAACAATAAAACATATACATTTTGTCAGGCTGGATGTTTGAAATATGAGTAGGTGATTTGAATCATGCTTCTTCAGTAGTGGAATAAAGACAATTAGCCTTATTTACAATATattttcaattacattttgcTAAGTGGGATAGTTCAATGATACATGAAGGAGTTGTTTCATGatatgtattttctgatgtttgatcagatgtcttttatcagagtatctcttgtcacattgatcacagctatgagatttctctcctgtgtgtgttctctggtgtagagtcagatTGCTAGATGTAATAAAACTCTTACCACATTGATCACAGTTATAGGagttctctcctgtgtgtattctctggtgcacTGTCAGATGACCAGATTgaccaaaactcttcccacattgatcacacctataaggtttctctcctgtgtgtgttctctggtgtatagtCAGACCACCAGACtcagtaaaactcttcccacattgaacacagctataaggtttatctcctgtgtgtattctctggtgttgaGTCAAACTGCTAGATGaggtaaaactcttcccacattgaacacagatataaggtttctctcctgtgtgtattctctggtgtagagtcagagAACCAGATGTAGTAAATCTCTTCCCACATTgcccacagctataaggtttctctccagtgtggatCCTCTGATGAATTTTAATGCCTGATGAGgtgaatctcttcccacagtcagagcagcagtgagtTCTCTTCCCTGTGGGTCTCTGCAGGTGTTTCTTgaggtgttctgatctggagagactcttaTCTGCCTCATCAGCATCATGaagttgttgaggctccccagaggatccacaatagtcccgtctctctcctgtgtgaacaacaaagtcagacagatgACTAAAGGACCACAACAGCGGTAATCCACTGTAAAGGTGATGCCAACAGCGTAGCCATGATTTTGTACAACAATTGACGTCTGTAATGAATGTTAAAATTATTTTAAAATTGTCTTAAAATGAGCAAGAATAGTcatattttgtcttgttttcacattAGTAGTAACATCGATGATTGTAGCCTAGAAATAAGTTATTCATGTTGTTGAAACCCTAAACAGTGTGCCAGGTGACTTTTGGTCTCcaatatacagtgggggaaaaaagtatttagtcagccaccaattttgcaagttctcccacttaaaaagatgagaggcgtGTAATTTtcttcataggtacacttcaactatgacagacaaaatttgaaaaaaatccagaaaatcacattgtaggattttcaattaatttatttgcaaattatggtgaaaaataagtatttggtcaataacaaaagtttatctcaatactttgttatatgctctttgttggcaatgacagaggtcaaacattttctgtaagtcttcacaaggttttcacacactgttgctggtattttggcccattcctccatgtagatttcctctagagcagtgatgttttggggctgttgctgggcaagacacagactttcaactccctccgaagattttctatggggttgagatctggagactggctaggccactccaggaccttgaaatgcttcttacgaagccactccttcgttgcccgggaggtgtgtttgggatcattgtcatgctgaaagacccagccacgtttcatcttcaatgcccttgctggtggaaggaggttttcactcaaaatctcacgatacatggccccattcattcttcctttacacagatcagtcgtcctcatccctttgcagaaaaacagccccaaagcatgatgtttccacccccatgcttcacagtaggtatggtgttctttggatgcaactccaaacacgacgagttgagtttttaccaaaaagttatattttggtttcatctgaccatatgacattctcccaatcttcttctggatcatccaaatgctctctagcaaacttcagacgggcctggacatgtactggcttaagcagggggacacgtctggcactgcaggatttgagtccctggtggcgtagtgtgttactgatggtaggctttgttactttgttcCTATCTCTCTGcaagtcattcactaggtccccccgtgtggttctgggatttttgctcaccgttcttgtgatcattttgaccccactgggtgagatcttgcatggagccccagatcgagggagattatcagtggtcatgtatgtcttccatttcctaataattgctcccacagttgatttcttcaaaccaagctgcttacctattgcagattcagtcttcccagcctggtgcaggtctacaattttgtttctggtgtcctttgacagctctttgttcttggccatagtggagtttggagtgtgactgtttgaggttgtggacaggtgtcttttatactgataacaagttcaaacaggtgccattaatacaggtaacgagtggaggacagaggagcctcttaaagaagaagttacaggtctgcgagagccagaaatcttgcttgtttgtaggtgaccaaatacttattttccaccttaatttgcaaataaattcattaaaaattctacaatgtgattttctggattttttctctctcattttgtctgtcctagttgaagtgtacctatgatgaaaattacaggcctctctcatctttttaagtgggagaacttgcacaattggtggctgactaaataattttttgccccactgttggCCCCTTTGTGTGTTTGCTAAAACTGCGGCACGAGGGCAATTTGATAGCAGAAACTCCTCCCTGCTAATGAGGAAACTGATAGTTATGGATGTACtatatctgtcacgccctggtcaaagtattttgtgtttatatttatgtattgggtcaggccagggtgtggcatggggtttttgtattgtggtgtgttttgtcttggggttatggtatatagtgggattgtagctagtggggtgatctagcagagtctatggctgtttggagtggttctcaatcagagtcaggtgtttatcgttgtctctgattgggaaccatatttaggcagccatattctttggttgttttgtgggtgattgtccttagtgtcttgatgtccttattctgtgttagtttgcaccagtttaggctgtttcggttttcattacgtttattggtttgttgagtttgtgttttgattcgtgttacgttgttttattaaacattgatcgcaatctacacgctgcagtttggtctgactctccttcacacctagaaaaccgttacaatatcTGCCTGGAGCAAAGATGGTGAGCAAAGATTTTAGTTTTTCACAATGTATTCTGAATGTGAATGGGGAAAAACTCAAGTGGAGTAACCTCCATTTCCAGGTTGCTTATGAGTACATTTCACACTACTTTGGATTATAATTGTAAGGCCTTTTTATGTCCTGTTTAATATGTTTGCTACAGTATTATGAATTATGTACAATTATTGAAGAACCACGTTAATGACAGTATCCATTTGGGTGTCAAGAAAGTTAagattttattttaccttcatttaaccaggtaggccagttgagaacaagttctcaactgcaacctggccaagataaagcaaagcagtgtgacaaaaacaacaacagagttacacgtggaataaacaaacatacagtcaataacacaatagaaaaatctatatacagtgtgtgcaaatggcgtaaggaggaaaggcaataaataggccatagtagcgaagtaattacaatttagaaaattGCACGGTCAGCGATAGGTTGAAGAGCACACATGTAGTTTAACTAGCGTATAAGAGCAGTAGGAGGTCACGGAAGTTTGGTattgcattgaagctcatttggaggtttgttaacacaatgtccaaagaagggccagatgtatacagaatggtgtcgcctGTGTAGAGGTAaatcaaggaatcacccgcagcaagagcaacatcgttGGTATATACAGAGAAAGGAGTCGctctgagaattgaaccctgtggtacccccatagactgcTAGATGaggtaaaactcttcccacattgaccacagatAAGATTTcactcctgtgtgtattctctggtctgaacaggccctccgatttgacacactgaactctgtctgagaagtagttggtgaaccaggcgaggcagtcatttgagaaaccaaggctattgagtctgccgataagaatacagtgattgacagagttgaaagccttggccaggccgacgaagacggctgcacagtactctctttaatcaatggcggttatgatatcgtttagaaccttgagcgtggctgaggtgcacccgtgaccagctcggaaaccggattgcacagcagagaaAGTACAGTGGGATTCAAactggtcagtgatctgtttgttaacttggctttcgaagactgtAGAAAGGCATGGCAGGATGGAAATAAGTCTGTAAtaatttgggtctagagtgtcaccccctttgaagagggggatgaccgcggaagCGTTACAATCTTTATAAATCTTGGACAGTACGGAAGAAAGGTTGAACAGACCAATAATAGCGGTTGCCACAATTTTGGCGGATAGTTTTataaagagggtccagattgtctagccccgCTGATTTGTACAGATCCAGGTTttcaactctttcagaacatcagctatctggatttgggtgaaggagaagctggggaagCTTGGggaagtagctgcggggggtgggGAGCTGTGGCCGGGGTTTGGGTAGCCAGGAGTAAAGCATGGCcaggtgtagagaaatgcttattgaagtttgcGATTATCGTGGagttatcggtggtgacagtgtatCCTAGCCTcaatgcagtgggcagctgggatgaggtgctcttattctccatggactttagtgtcccaaaatgttttggagttagagctacaggatgcaaatttctgtttgaaaaagcttgcctttgctttcctaactgactgtgtattaGTTCCTGACTTCTCTGAAATGTTGCATATCGCGGAGACTATTTgatgctagtgcagtacgccacaggatgtttttgtgctggtcgagagCAGTCAGGTCTAGAGTGAAACAATCTGTTCTTAGttgtacattttttgaaaggggcatgcttatttaaggtggcgaggaaattacttttaaaagaacaaccaggcatcctctactgacgggatgaggtcagtaTCCTTCCAGGAtccccgggccaggtcgattagaaaggcctgcttgcagaagtgtttgagggagcgtttgacagtgatgaagaGTGGTAATTTAACCGCGGACCCATAAcgaatgcaggcaatgaggcagtgatcgctgagatcctgattgaaaacagcagaggtgtatttggagggaaaattggtcaggataatatctatgagggtgcccatgtttatggatttagggttCTACCTGGTAGATTCCTTgctaatttgtgtgagattgagggcatctagcttggattgtaggacggccggggtgttcaGCATGTCCCAGTTTTGGT is drawn from Oncorhynchus keta strain PuntledgeMale-10-30-2019 chromosome 37, Oket_V2, whole genome shotgun sequence and contains these coding sequences:
- the LOC118370080 gene encoding zinc finger protein OZF-like isoform X2: MRLLSYPPSKEVDITVKQEVESEAVTVKEEEDAFRVKEEEDVTVKGEEEEKEGLWLNIVVKEEEGEKDVTIQKQVEGEAVTVKEEEKDVTVKEEGDAFRVKEEDVTVKGEDEAVYGVKEEGGEMTVTSEEEEETGYLGPVSQTHLKASNNDFSHKMVLRNRSLINTRERRDYCGSSGEPQQLHDADEADKSLSRSEHLKKHLQRPTGKRTHCCSDCGKRFTSSGIKIHQRIHTGEKPYSCGQCGKRFTTSGSLTLHQRIHTGEKPYICVQCGKSFTSSSSLTQHQRIHTGDKPYSCVQCGKSFTESGGLTIHQRTHTGEKPYRCDQCGKSFGQSGHLTVHQRIHTGENSYNCDQCGKSFITSSNLTLHQRTHTGEKSHSCDQCDKRYSDKRHLIKHQKIHIMKQLLHVSLNYPT
- the LOC118370080 gene encoding zinc finger protein 239-like isoform X3; this translates as MSSLSYSPPAEEDAICCKEKEALVKEEEEEEAVTLQKQMEGEAVTVKEEDKDVSVKEEEDAFRVKEEEREEGKEEDGEMTVTSKKEEEEETGYLGPVSQTHLKASNDSNGELGNKMVLRNRSLINTRERRDYCGSSGEPQQLHDADEADKSLSRSEHLKKHLQRPTGKRTHCCSDCGKRFTSSGIKIHQRIHTGEKPYSCGQCGKRFTTSGSLTLHQRIHTGEKPYICVQCGKSFTSSSSLTQHQRIHTGDKPYSCVQCGKSFTESGGLTIHQRTHTGEKPYRCDQCGKSFGQSGHLTVHQRIHTGENSYNCDQCGKSFITSSNLTLHQRTHTGEKSHSCDQCDKRYSDKRHLIKHQKIHIMKQLLHVSLNYPT